One genomic segment of Candidatus Margulisiibacteriota bacterium includes these proteins:
- a CDS encoding CinA family protein, translated as MAEPVPQATEVKLEDFFTKVLSVIGQTTDGQIADLLKKSRQTIAVAESLTGGLVSSRLTNLGGSSDFFIGGIVCYSPRVKVTHVGVPAGLISQFGVVSKEVAVSLAEEIKKRFRTDIGLAVTGVAGPAPIPPAPVGRVYIALAGQREAEWKELNLQGTRAEIREKAAQACLGLLWLYLGGDEILK; from the coding sequence GTGGCAGAGCCCGTTCCTCAAGCAACTGAAGTTAAGTTAGAGGACTTTTTCACCAAGGTCCTGTCGGTCATCGGCCAAACGACCGATGGGCAGATCGCCGACTTGTTGAAAAAGAGCCGGCAGACCATCGCCGTCGCCGAATCGTTGACCGGAGGATTAGTTTCGAGCCGCCTGACTAACCTCGGCGGCAGTTCTGATTTCTTTATCGGCGGGATCGTCTGCTACTCGCCGCGGGTCAAGGTGACCCATGTCGGCGTGCCGGCCGGGCTGATCAGCCAGTTCGGCGTGGTCAGCAAGGAAGTGGCCGTCTCGCTGGCCGAGGAGATCAAGAAAAGGTTCCGGACCGACATCGGACTGGCCGTGACCGGAGTGGCCGGCCCGGCGCCGATCCCCCCCGCCCCGGTCGGGCGGGTCTATATCGCCCTCGCCGGCCAGCGCGAGGCCGAATGGAAAGAGTTGAACCTCCAGGGGACGCGGGCGGAGATCAGGGAAAAGGCGGCCCAGGCCTGTTTAGGTTTGTTATGGCTCTACCTGGGCGGGGACGAAATTTTAAAATAA
- the recA gene encoding recombinase RecA: MKVIGRDDRKEEKTMASGENKAKALGIAIAQIEKNFGKGSIMKMGEATKMNVETIPTGVLSLDAALGVGGLPRGRVIEIYGPEGGGKTTVSLHVIAEAQKRGGTAAFIDAEHAMDPNYARKLGVNIDNLLISQPDYGEQALEIAETLIRSGAIDVIVIDSVAALVPKAEIEGDMGDAVMGLQARLMSQALRKLTAVISKSKTVMIFINQLREKIGVMFGNPETTPGGRALKFYSSVRLDVRAAEKIKENDKIIGTRVKVKVVKNKVAPPFREGSFVLIHGVGLLREADIIDQALNLGLIEKSGSWYNYGGEKLGQGFDGAISFLKENTKLANKIEGEIRKKIIVQ, translated from the coding sequence ATGAAAGTGATCGGCAGAGACGACAGAAAAGAAGAAAAAACGATGGCCAGCGGTGAGAACAAGGCCAAGGCCCTGGGGATAGCCATTGCCCAGATCGAGAAAAACTTTGGCAAAGGTTCGATCATGAAAATGGGTGAAGCGACCAAAATGAACGTCGAGACGATCCCGACCGGGGTCCTCTCGCTCGACGCGGCGCTCGGCGTCGGCGGCCTGCCGCGCGGCCGGGTGATCGAGATCTACGGCCCGGAAGGGGGCGGCAAGACGACCGTTTCGCTCCATGTTATCGCCGAGGCCCAGAAGAGAGGGGGGACCGCGGCCTTTATCGACGCGGAACACGCCATGGACCCGAATTACGCGAGGAAACTGGGGGTTAACATTGATAACCTCCTGATCTCCCAGCCGGATTACGGCGAGCAGGCACTGGAGATCGCGGAGACTTTGATCCGCTCCGGAGCGATCGACGTCATCGTCATCGACTCGGTGGCCGCCCTCGTCCCGAAAGCCGAAATTGAGGGGGACATGGGCGACGCCGTCATGGGACTGCAGGCGCGGCTGATGTCGCAGGCGCTGCGCAAACTGACCGCGGTCATCTCCAAGTCGAAGACCGTGATGATCTTCATCAACCAGCTCCGCGAGAAGATCGGCGTCATGTTCGGCAATCCGGAAACGACCCCGGGCGGCCGGGCGCTCAAGTTCTACTCTTCGGTCCGGCTCGACGTCCGCGCGGCCGAGAAGATCAAGGAGAACGACAAGATCATCGGCACCCGGGTCAAGGTCAAAGTGGTCAAAAATAAGGTCGCCCCACCCTTCCGCGAAGGGAGCTTTGTCCTGATCCACGGCGTGGGCCTGTTGCGCGAAGCCGACATCATCGACCAGGCGCTCAACCTGGGGCTGATCGAGAAGAGCGGCTCCTGGTACAACTACGGCGGCGAGAAGCTCGGACAGGGGTTTGACGGCGCGATCAGTTTTCTTAAAGAGAACACCAAACTGGCTAACAAGATCGAAGGGGAGATCAGAAAGAAGATCATCGTTCAGTAG
- the rny gene encoding ribonuclease Y, with protein sequence MEMYIVSYIVIGALVIFGLGIAYLAIRRQMSEQKVRIAEETAKRLIEDAKKDAERLAREARVEAKDELIRMKAEVERDSKERKNELTTLERRIQSREDHLENKEKNFEGREKTIKRAEEELIKLKEALQKIRDQLVIELEKVAALSREEAKQELLSRLDKELEAEAAKRIRANEEEIKKESEKRAREILATAIQRCAVDVVVETTTSLVELPSDDLKGRIIGREGRNIRAFETQTGVDLIVDDTPEAVLLSSFDPLRRETAKITLQKLIADGRIHPARVEEMVEKARAELKAAMWEKGEQAAMETGVHGLPPVLIQLLGRLHYRTSYGQNVLRHSVEMAHLAGMLATELGVNVNLAKRAALLHDIGKAVDMESEGTHTRLGVMLAEKAGETPEVIHGIEAHHGDVEPRTVEAILVQVADAISSARPGARRDTLEAYVKRLEKLEAVAKSFDGVEKVYAISAGREVRVIVEPNRISDDAAVKLAHDIAKKVEAEMEYPGEVRVTVIRETRASDVAK encoded by the coding sequence ATGGAAATGTATATCGTCAGTTATATTGTCATCGGCGCGCTGGTCATCTTCGGGTTGGGGATAGCCTATCTGGCTATTCGCCGCCAGATGTCGGAGCAAAAGGTCCGCATCGCCGAGGAAACTGCCAAGCGGCTGATCGAGGACGCCAAGAAAGACGCCGAACGGTTAGCCCGGGAGGCACGGGTCGAGGCCAAAGACGAATTGATCCGGATGAAGGCCGAGGTCGAGCGGGACTCTAAGGAGCGCAAAAACGAGCTAACCACTCTGGAGCGCCGCATCCAGTCGCGTGAAGACCATTTAGAGAACAAAGAGAAGAACTTCGAAGGCCGCGAAAAGACGATCAAGCGGGCGGAAGAAGAGCTCATCAAGCTGAAAGAAGCATTGCAGAAGATCCGTGACCAGCTGGTCATCGAGTTGGAAAAAGTCGCCGCCCTCTCCCGGGAAGAGGCGAAACAGGAATTGTTGTCCCGGTTAGATAAGGAACTGGAAGCCGAAGCGGCCAAGCGGATCCGGGCCAACGAAGAAGAGATCAAAAAAGAGTCGGAGAAGCGGGCGCGCGAGATCCTGGCGACCGCCATCCAGCGCTGTGCCGTCGACGTGGTGGTCGAAACGACCACTTCGCTCGTCGAGTTGCCGAGCGACGACCTGAAAGGCCGGATCATCGGCCGCGAAGGGCGCAACATCCGCGCCTTCGAAACGCAGACCGGCGTCGACCTGATCGTCGACGATACCCCGGAAGCGGTTCTCCTCTCGAGCTTTGACCCGCTCCGCCGGGAAACAGCCAAGATCACCCTGCAAAAGCTGATCGCCGACGGCCGGATCCATCCCGCCCGGGTCGAAGAGATGGTGGAAAAAGCGCGCGCGGAACTGAAAGCGGCCATGTGGGAGAAAGGTGAGCAAGCCGCCATGGAAACTGGTGTCCACGGCCTGCCGCCGGTCCTCATCCAGCTCCTTGGCCGGCTCCATTACCGGACATCCTACGGGCAGAACGTCCTCCGGCATTCGGTCGAAATGGCCCATCTCGCCGGCATGCTCGCCACCGAACTCGGGGTCAATGTTAACCTGGCCAAGCGCGCCGCTCTCCTCCATGACATCGGCAAGGCGGTCGACATGGAAAGCGAAGGGACGCATACCCGCCTCGGCGTGATGCTGGCGGAAAAAGCCGGCGAAACACCGGAAGTGATCCACGGCATCGAGGCGCACCACGGCGACGTGGAGCCGCGCACCGTCGAAGCGATCCTCGTCCAGGTGGCTGACGCTATTTCCTCCGCCCGGCCCGGCGCCCGCCGCGACACGCTCGAAGCCTACGTCAAGCGGCTGGAGAAACTGGAAGCGGTCGCCAAATCGTTTGACGGCGTGGAGAAAGTTTACGCTATTTCCGCCGGCCGCGAGGTCAGGGTCATCGTTGAACCGAACCGGATCAGCGACGACGCCGCCGTCAAGCTGGCCCACGACATCGCCAAGAAGGTCGAGGCCGAAATGGAATATCCCGGCGAGGTCCGGGTAACCGTCATCCGGGAGACCAGGGCATCGGATGTCGCCAAGTAA
- a CDS encoding TIGR00282 family metallophosphoesterase, translating to MSPSKLNLLFIGDLVGAYGREVLKRLLAEIKSEYAVDFVIVNGENSAHGYSITEKIYHELLDLGVDAITMGNHVWEKKEIVTKIEALNQMVRPANYPAGTPGADHLLLDCQGVKIGIVNLLGRVFMQCLDCPFQVAERLISKLREQTKIILVDFHAEATSEKCAMGYFLDGKVSAVVGTHTHVMTADERVLTGGTAFISDVGMVGAQESIIGMNKEQILKRFTTQLPEKFAPTEEGPGLFNAVLVRVDTVTGKAQEIKRISRVTEPLRSDKEQG from the coding sequence ATGTCGCCAAGTAAGCTTAATTTACTGTTTATCGGTGATCTGGTCGGCGCCTATGGCCGGGAGGTCTTGAAGCGTCTCCTGGCCGAGATCAAGAGCGAGTACGCCGTCGACTTTGTGATCGTTAACGGCGAGAACTCGGCCCACGGTTACAGCATCACCGAAAAGATCTACCACGAACTGCTCGACCTCGGGGTCGACGCCATCACCATGGGGAACCATGTCTGGGAGAAGAAAGAGATCGTCACGAAGATCGAGGCCCTGAACCAAATGGTCCGGCCGGCCAACTATCCTGCCGGCACTCCGGGAGCGGACCATCTCCTCCTCGATTGCCAGGGGGTGAAGATCGGGATAGTCAACCTGCTCGGCCGGGTCTTTATGCAGTGCCTGGATTGTCCTTTCCAGGTGGCCGAGCGGCTCATTTCCAAGCTCCGTGAGCAGACCAAGATCATCCTGGTCGATTTCCACGCCGAAGCAACCTCGGAGAAATGCGCCATGGGTTATTTTCTGGATGGTAAGGTCTCGGCCGTGGTCGGCACCCACACTCATGTCATGACGGCCGATGAACGCGTCCTCACCGGCGGCACCGCCTTTATCTCCGATGTCGGCATGGTCGGCGCGCAGGAATCGATCATCGGGATGAATAAAGAGCAGATCCTCAAGCGTTTCACGACGCAGTTGCCGGAGAAGTTCGCGCCGACGGAAGAAGGTCCGGGGTTATTCAACGCGGTCCTGGTCCGGGTCGACACGGTAACCGGCAAGGCGCAAGAGATCAAGCGGATCAGCCGGGTCACGGAACCGCTCCGCTCCGACAAGGAACAGGGTTAG
- a CDS encoding valine--tRNA ligase, whose translation MDQELSKIYNPAEVEQKWYEYWEGAGLFKPVAGDWGPGAGKTFTIVIPPPNVTGSLHMGHALNNSIQDLLIRYKRMQGFQTLWVPGTDHAGIATQNVVERELKKEGKKKEDLGREKFVERVWEWKKEYGGRITRQLRRLGASCDWSRERFTMDEGLNRAVKRHFVQLYNEGLIYRGKRTINWCPRCQTALSDIEVEHENKKSSLWYIKYPIKSEILNPKSEQGINYLIVATTRPETMLGDTAVAVNPKDERYRHFWGKTIELPLVGRHIPIIQDDFVDPAFGTGAVKVTPAHDPNDYEMGVRHNLPFINLLTPDAKVTLAEFAPEERTRLTELEGLDRYKAREKVVELLQAGGFLEKIEDHDNSLGHCYRCQTVIEPYLSDQWFVKVGPLAAKGIVAAEKGEVKFVPERWTKVYLQWMTNMRDWCISRQLWWGHRIPAYYCKSEILNPKSEQCSEIIVSEEKPEKCPKCGGTNIVQDEDVFDTWFSSALWPFSTLGWPDKTEDLKTYYPTDVLVTSYDIIFFWVARMIMAGIHFMGKVPFHTVYFNALVKDIHGKKMSKSWGNVIDPLEVIDKAGADALRFAFISLITGQGQDVKLSEDKITEARNFANKIWNVSRFVLMGAGANVEAVFRPPLNGDLKVAATYLELADRWILSRYNQTIKQVTKNIDAYEFGEAARALYDFIWSELCDWYVEIAKVRLYGEDPKAKQAVLAVLLSVLEGTLKLLHPFMPFITEELYQKLSPKSELKTPNSIMLEHWPEADEKVIDVKVEAEMGRVMELVRAVRNIRAEFNVPHGTEVAVTIVSTQTVSEPYLKALAKVGKIELVASLKEKPKQSASAVISGAEVYVNLAGLIDPAKESARLTKDKEKLEGELVKIDARLKDHNFLSRANPESVAKEREKQVEYATRVKLLAERLVALS comes from the coding sequence ATGGACCAAGAACTCTCTAAAATTTATAACCCCGCTGAAGTCGAGCAAAAGTGGTACGAATATTGGGAAGGGGCGGGCCTTTTCAAGCCGGTTGCTGGGGACTGGGGGCCGGGAGCCGGTAAGACCTTCACGATCGTTATTCCTCCGCCGAACGTGACCGGTTCCCTCCACATGGGGCATGCCCTTAACAATTCGATCCAGGACCTGCTAATCCGCTATAAACGGATGCAGGGCTTTCAAACGCTCTGGGTGCCGGGGACCGACCACGCCGGGATCGCTACCCAAAACGTCGTCGAGCGCGAGCTGAAAAAAGAGGGGAAGAAGAAAGAGGACTTAGGCAGGGAGAAGTTTGTCGAGCGGGTCTGGGAGTGGAAAAAGGAATACGGGGGCCGGATCACCCGGCAGTTAAGGCGTCTTGGCGCTTCCTGCGACTGGTCGCGGGAACGGTTTACCATGGACGAGGGATTGAATCGCGCGGTCAAGCGCCACTTTGTCCAGCTTTATAACGAAGGGTTGATCTACCGGGGGAAACGGACGATCAACTGGTGCCCGCGCTGTCAGACCGCACTGTCCGACATCGAAGTCGAGCACGAGAATAAGAAATCTTCGCTCTGGTACATCAAGTATCCTATAAAATCCGAAATCCTAAATCCTAAATCCGAACAAGGAATTAATTATCTAATTGTTGCAACCACTAGGCCGGAGACGATGCTGGGAGACACGGCGGTCGCCGTTAATCCGAAAGATGAACGCTACCGGCACTTCTGGGGGAAAACGATCGAGCTCCCGCTGGTCGGGCGCCATATCCCGATCATCCAGGATGACTTTGTCGACCCGGCCTTCGGGACCGGAGCGGTCAAGGTGACCCCAGCGCATGATCCGAACGACTATGAGATGGGAGTTCGTCATAACCTGCCGTTCATCAATCTCCTGACGCCGGACGCTAAGGTCACTTTGGCCGAATTCGCCCCGGAAGAGCGGACAAGGTTGACTGAGCTGGAAGGGCTCGACCGGTACAAGGCGCGCGAGAAGGTCGTCGAATTGCTGCAAGCCGGCGGCTTCTTGGAGAAGATCGAGGATCACGACAACTCGCTCGGCCACTGCTATCGCTGTCAGACGGTCATCGAGCCGTATCTTTCCGACCAGTGGTTCGTCAAGGTCGGCCCCCTGGCGGCCAAGGGGATCGTGGCGGCGGAAAAAGGGGAGGTCAAGTTTGTCCCCGAGCGGTGGACCAAGGTTTATCTCCAGTGGATGACCAATATGCGCGACTGGTGCATCTCGCGTCAGCTTTGGTGGGGGCACCGGATTCCCGCCTATTACTGTAAATCCGAAATCCTAAATCCTAAATCCGAACAATGTAGTGAAATAATTGTATCGGAAGAAAAGCCGGAAAAGTGTCCGAAATGCGGCGGGACAAACATAGTCCAGGATGAGGATGTGTTCGACACTTGGTTTAGTTCGGCACTTTGGCCATTTTCAACGTTAGGTTGGCCGGATAAAACGGAAGACTTGAAAACTTATTACCCGACCGATGTCCTGGTGACCAGCTATGACATCATCTTCTTCTGGGTAGCGCGGATGATCATGGCCGGGATCCATTTTATGGGGAAAGTCCCCTTCCACACCGTCTATTTCAACGCCCTGGTCAAGGATATCCACGGTAAGAAGATGAGCAAGTCGTGGGGGAACGTGATCGACCCGCTGGAAGTGATCGATAAAGCCGGGGCAGACGCCCTCCGCTTTGCCTTTATCTCCCTGATCACCGGGCAGGGGCAGGACGTTAAGCTTTCGGAAGACAAGATAACTGAAGCGAGGAACTTTGCTAATAAGATATGGAATGTCAGCCGGTTTGTGTTGATGGGAGCCGGAGCTAATGTAGAGGCGGTCTTTAGACCGCCATTAAATGGCGACCTAAAGGTCGCCGCTACATATTTAGAACTGGCCGACCGCTGGATCCTATCCCGCTATAACCAGACGATCAAACAGGTGACCAAGAATATTGATGCGTACGAGTTTGGGGAAGCGGCCCGGGCCCTTTACGATTTCATCTGGTCGGAATTGTGCGATTGGTATGTGGAGATCGCCAAGGTCAGACTCTACGGCGAAGATCCTAAAGCGAAACAAGCTGTGCTGGCAGTTCTCTTATCGGTCCTGGAAGGAACGCTCAAATTGCTTCATCCCTTTATGCCATTTATTACTGAAGAGCTTTATCAGAAGCTTTCTCCGAAATCAGAACTCAAAACTCCGAACTCGATCATGCTTGAGCATTGGCCCGAAGCCGACGAGAAGGTTATCGATGTTAAGGTAGAGGCAGAAATGGGGAGAGTGATGGAGCTGGTCCGGGCGGTCAGAAATATCCGGGCCGAGTTCAACGTACCGCACGGGACCGAAGTGGCGGTGACTATCGTTTCCACGCAAACGGTATCGGAGCCGTATCTTAAAGCTCTGGCTAAAGTCGGCAAGATAGAATTGGTCGCTAGTTTAAAAGAGAAACCCAAACAATCAGCGTCGGCTGTTATTTCCGGAGCGGAGGTTTACGTCAACCTGGCCGGCCTGATCGACCCGGCCAAAGAGAGCGCCCGGTTAACCAAAGATAAAGAGAAGCTGGAGGGGGAACTGGTCAAAATCGACGCCCGCCTCAAAGATCATAACTTTCTCTCACGTGCTAATCCGGAGTCGGTAGCAAAAGAACGGGAAAAACAAGTGGAGTACGCGACCCGGGTCAAGCTACTGGCCGAACGACTGGTCGCTTTGAGCTAA
- a CDS encoding type II toxin-antitoxin system HicB family antitoxin yields the protein MNKYRFPVLIEQDEDGIYIAKVPDLKGCHSQAKTLEELDKRIKEAIGLCLEIEYKDKEIQIPQNLFIGSYQLEVAR from the coding sequence TTGAACAAATATAGGTTTCCGGTTCTGATTGAACAGGATGAAGACGGCATTTACATCGCAAAAGTTCCCGACTTAAAAGGTTGTCACAGCCAGGCAAAAACACTTGAGGAACTTGATAAAAGGATTAAAGAAGCGATTGGGCTTTGTTTAGAGATTGAATATAAAGACAAAGAAATTCAAATTCCGCAAAATCTTTTCATCGGTTCCTATCAGCTTGAGGTCGCCAGATGA